One genomic segment of Hordeum vulgare subsp. vulgare chromosome 2H, MorexV3_pseudomolecules_assembly, whole genome shotgun sequence includes these proteins:
- the LOC123428805 gene encoding BTB/POZ and MATH domain-containing protein 2-like, with amino-acid sequence MAAAPSVADGRDGTAVTGSVSDVPKLTGTHEFTIRDYSRTKGIGVGKSILSEHFSVNGRRWYIRFYPDGYSTADGAWIAFYAQTLHKPQLRPVRAEFSFQLLGPDGEVRHTRRSDRACKYDTFCNSWGIRRYITRYQLESAALGAIHADSITVRCTVTIHRAQRRSLAVNRPGLVKMPPPPPSNHGENAIRFLASRKAPFDVRFEVDGEVFEAHRMVVAAQSSWFEGLLYGHGREAGKDVLLQVGGGIVTAEAFRGVLHFIYTDELPGEAAGGRGSYDVTLRLFAAADYYLIDRLKLMCACRLGDFIKDSTVEALMEIAEAYSCNDLQQACRNFAARRGLRLLRNLGNIHSAIKKRLTSRGATPPTTRRIMDVASTSGAE; translated from the coding sequence ATGGCAGCTGCCCCTTCTGTTGCCGACGGCCGAGACGGCACGGCGGTGACGGGCTCGGTGAGCGATGTGCCGAAGCTAACGGGCACGCATGAGTTCACGATTCGCGATTACAGCCGTACCAAGGGCATCGGCGTCGGCAAGTCGATCCTGTCGGAGCACTTCTCCGTGAATGGCCGGCGGTGGTACATCCGCTTCTACCCGGACGGCTACAGCACGGCGGACGGTGCGTGGATCGCCTTCTACGCGCAGACGCTCCACAAGCCGCAGCTCCGCCCCGTTCGCGCCGAGTTCAGCTTCCAGCTCCTCGGCCCCGACGGCGAAGTCCGGCACACGCGGCGATCCGATCGGGCCTGCAAGTACGACACCTTCTGCAACAGCTGGGGCATCCGGCGGTACATCACCCGGTATCAGCTGGAGAGCGCGGCGCTGGGCGCCATCCACGCCGACTCCATCACCGTGCGCTGCACGGTCACGATCCACCGGGCGCAGAGGAGGAGCCTCGCCGTCAACCGCCCGGGCCTCGTCaagatgccgccgccgccgccgtccaacCATGGGGAGAACGCCATCAGGTTCCTCGCGAGCCGGAAGGCCCCCTTCGACGTGCGGTTCGAGGTGGACGGCGAGGTGTTCGAGGCGCATCggatggtggtggcggcgcagtCGTCGTGGTTCGAGGGCCTCCTCTACGGGCACGGCCGCGAGGCGGGGAAGGACGTGCTTCTCCAAGTAGGCGGCGGCATCGTTACCGCGGAGGCGTTCAGGGGCGTGCTCCACTTCATCTACACCGACGAGCTCCCCGGCGAGGCCGCCGGGGGGAGGGGGTCGTACGACGTGACGCTGCGGCTGTTCGCGGCCGCCGACTACTACCTGATCGACAGGTTGAAGCTGATGTGCGCGTGCAGGCTGGGCGACTTCATCAAGGACTCCACCGTGGAGGCGCTCATGGAGATCGCGGAGGCCTACTCGTGCAACGACCTCCAGCAGGCGTGCCGGAACTTCGCGGCGCGCAGGGGGCTGAGGTTGCTGCGTAACCTAGGAAATATACACAGCGCAATAAAGAAGAGGTTAACGTCCAGAGGCGCCACTcctccgacgacgaggaggatcaTGGACGTGGCATCCACGAGTGGCGCTGAGTGA